Within the Burkholderia mayonis genome, the region GGCAGCGTCGAATGTTTCTGACACAAGTGGCAAAGCACTGACGATGCCTGGCGTTTCCGCTGCCCGTTTGCGTTCCGGCAGCTTTCGATAGTCAAACCCGGCGCACTGCGCCGGGCACTGGGGGACCACACGAAATGGACACCAAACCGCAACTTTCCCGGCCGACGCCGACGCGTGCGCGCGTCGTGCGCGGCGCGGCGCTCGCCGCCGCGTGCTGCGCCGGGCTCCTCACCGTCTTCGCCGCGTCCGCGCAGGACGCCGTCGAAAACGCCGCAATCACGAAGGGCGTCGCAGCAGCGCCGATGGCGATCGGCCGCGGGCCGATGCAGATGACGATCAGCATGGCGCCCGCTCCCGTCGCCGGCGCAGCCGCCGCCGCCGAAACCGCAGCGCCGCTGCGCGGTCCGAACTGCGTCGGCGAGATGCGCGAGGCGACGAGCGTCAGCGTGCCGCTCGGCAAGTCGCTGCTCGTACCGCTCGACGAGCCGGTGCGCAACCGCACGATCGGCAATCCCGCCGTCGCGCAGGCGACGATGGTGTCGCCGCGCACGCTCTACCTCGTCGGTCTGTCGGTCGGCACGACGAACATGATCGTTCAGGGCAGGAGCGGCGCGTGCCAGATCATCGACGTCGCGGTCGGCGCGGACGCGGGCGGCCTGCAGACGTCGCTGCGCCAGTTGATGCCCGCCGAACGCGACATCCGCGTGTCGACCGCCGCCGACACGATCGTCCTCGCGGGCAACGTGTCGAGCGCGCAGGCCTCGCAGCAGGCGGTCGCGATCGCGAAGGCGTACAGCGACCGCACGAATGTCGGCGGGGGCGGGGGCGCCGGCGCGGGCGCGGGCGCGGGCGGCCCGCGCGGCGGCGTGCTCAACATGCTGACCGTCACGTCGCCGCAGCAGGTGATGCTCGAGGTGAAGGTCGCCGAAGTGTCGAAGACACTGATCAACCAGATGGGGTCGGCCGTCAACATCCAGGGCGGCTTCGGCTCGTGGACGGGTGCGCTCGTGACGAGCCTGCTCGCGGGCGTCGGCAACGGCATCGCCGTGAGCAAGTCGAACAAGCTGCCGCTCAACGGCTCGATCGACGCGCAGAACACCGACCAGCCGGTCAAGATCCTCGCCGAACCGCGGCTCGTCACGATCAGCGGCCAGGAAGCGACGTTCCTCGCGGGCGGCAAGATCTTCATCCCGGTTCCGCAGAGCAGCGGCACCGGCACGACGACGATCACGCTGCAGGAAGAGGAATTCGGCGTCGGGCTGAAGTTCACGCCGACCGTGCTGTCGAACGGCCGGATCAGCCTGAAGGTCGCGCCTGAAGTGTCCGAGCTGTCGCCGACGGGCGTCACGCTGTCCGCGACGAACGTGAGCGGCGTGTCGATCCTGCCGCTCATCACGACGCGGCGCGCATCGACGACGGTGCAGATGGGCGACGGCCAGACGTTCGCGATCGGCGGCCTCATCAAGGACAACGCGCAAGGCACGCTGAAGGCGCTGCCCGGCATCGGCGAGCTGCCCGTGCTCGGCGCGCTGTTCCGCAGCACGTCGTTCCAGCAGGATCGCACCGAGCTCGTGTTCATCATCACGCCGCATCTGGTGAAGCCGCTCGAAACCGCCGACGTGCCGCTGCCGACCGACAGCTTCACGAAGCCGAATGAAGTCGACGTCTATGCGACGGGCAACATGGAAGGCCGTGGCGCGATGCGCAAGCGGGAAGCCGCACCCGCGAATGCCGCACCTGCCGGCGCCGCCGCACCCGCGAATGCCGCGCCGATGAGCGCTGCCCCTGTCAATGCCGCCCCGGCGGCCGCCGCGCCGACGAGCACCGCGCCCGCCGCTGCCGCTGCGCCCGCGAATGCTGCGCCCGTGAACGCCGCGCTGACCACCGCCGCACCGGCGAACGTCGCGCAGGATGCCGCGCAGACGTCCGCGCCTGCGCGTCCGTCGGCGACCGTGCACGCGCCGCCGCCCGCGTTGCCGTCCGCGTCCGCGATCGCGCAGCGGCAAGGCGCGCGCGCCGCCGTGCCGGGCGCCGCGCCGGCCGTGCCCGCCGCACCCGCGGCCGCCACCGCATCGCCCACGCCCGCCGCGCTCGCGGCGCCGGCTCCCGCCGGCGCGACCGCGAAGCGCCAAGGCGCCGCACAGCCGTCGCAACAGCTCGCCAACGCAGGCGCGATCGCGCAGCCCGTCGACCACTGAATTTCCGCAAGGGGACGCACATGAACCTCGATTACTTCACGCTGACGCGCCGCCTCGTGCTCGCCGCGTCGCTCGCCGCCTCGCTCGGCGGCTGCATGAACAGCACGCCCGTCTGGGACAGCCGCTTCGGCGATTCGGTACGCGCCGTGATGCAGGCCCAGATCATCGATCCGCACGCAGCCGAGCACACGAAGTCGGCGCTCGGCATCGACGGCAAGTCAGCCGCCGCCGCGCTCGAGAACTACGACAAGTCGTTCCAGCAGATCGAGCCCACGCCGAACGCTTTCGTGATCGGCGTCGGCGGCGGCAAGACGGGCGGTCAATAACCACCACTCGCTCAGGGAGACCGTCATGTCTCGCGTCACTTCTTCATCAGGCGCCGCCCTTCACGGCGGGCGGCGCCGGCAGCGCGGCGTCGTATCGATTCTCGTCGCGCTGATGCTCGCGGTGCTGATCGGCTTCGTCGGCCTCGCGCTGGATCTCGGCAAGCTCTACGTGACGCGCAGCGAGCTGCAGAACAGCGCGGACGCATGCGCGCTCGCCGCGGCGCGCGACCTGACGGGCGCCACGATCAACTTGTCCGTGTCCGAGGCGGCCGGCATCACCGCCGGCCACCTCAACTACGCGCAGTTCGAGCAATTTCCGGTTCAGTTGCAGACGAACTCGAACGTCACGTTCACCGATTCGCTCAGCAATCCGTTTCAACCGAAGAGCTCGATCGCCTCGCCCTCGTCGATCAAGTACGTGAAGTGCACGACGTCGCGAACAGGCATCGTCAACTGGTTCATCCAGACGCTCGACATGGTGCCCGGCGTGACCGTCGCGAACGCGTCGGTATCCGCGACGGCCGTCGCGACCGTCGGCGCCGCGCAGACTACCTGCGCGATCCCGGTGTTCGTCTGCAAGGCCGGCACGCAAACGAGCCCGCCCGTGGCCGGCGCGTCGTACAACATCGGCGACTGGCTCGCCGCGAAGACGGGCGCGCCGCCGTCGTTCGGTGCGGGCAACTTCGGGTGGGCGGCGCTCGACGGGTCGAACAGCGCGTCGTCGATCAAGAGCGAGCTGACGGGCAACTACTGCGCGCTGCCCGCCACCGGATCGCAGATCGGCTCGCCGGGCAACAAGGTCGCGGACAGCGCCGCATACAACACGCGCTTCGGTATCTACGCGAATCCGTACAAGGACCCGTCATACGGCACGCCCGATTTCACCGGCTACGCGTACGACGCAACCACGTGGCTCGCGCAGAGCAACGCGTATTCGGATTTCGTGACCAAGCGCACGACGTTCACGAGCTACCAGGGCGACCATCTTTCCGGCATCACCACGAGCGGCACGTACAGCGCGAGCTACTACCAAGCGGGCGCCGACAGGCGTCTCGCACTCGCGCCCGAAGTCGACTGCTCGGTGCTGCTGAGCGGCCACAGCGCGCCCGTGCTGTCGTGGGACTGCATGCTGATGCTCGATCCGATGGGTTCCGGCGGCGGTGCGGGTCCGATCCATCTCGAATATCGCGGCGCGTCGACGGCGCCCGGCAGCCCGTGTGCGACACAGGGCACGCCGGGCAACGGCAGTTCGGTCGGCCCGCAAGTGCCCGTGCTGCTCCAATGAACGAGAGGTGATCATGAACCGACTCTCATTCCGTCCCCGTCCGTCGCGGATGCGCGGCGCCGTCGCGGTCGAATTCGCGATCGTGATGATCCCGCTCGTGCTGCTCGTGACCGGCGTCGCGGAATTCGGCCGCGCGATCTACCAGTACGAAGCGCTGACGAAGGCGACGCGCGACGCGACGCGCTATCTGTCGACGTACCTGTCGAACGACCCCGCGTATCCGGTCGCGCAGGCGCAATGTCTCGCCGTCTACGGCAGCACGACCTGCGGCTCGACCGGCAGCGAGCTCGCACCGGGCCTGACGACGTCGATGGTCATCGTGTGCGATGCGTCGCACACGACGAACTGCGGCGACGCGTCCGATCCGGCGCAGTTCGCGAACGTGCCGACCTACGACACGAACAACGGCTCGCCCGATCCGGCGAATCTCGCAGGCAGCATGAATCTCGTCGAGGTCAAGATCAAGGGCTATCAGTACCAGCCGATCCCGGCGTTTCCGGGGCTGCCGGCCTTGACCTTCGGCAACATCGTCACCGTGATGAGGCAAGTGTCATGAACGCGCGCCCCTTCTCCCTGATCCGGCGCCGTGCGCAACGCGGCATGGCGGCCGTCGAGTTCGCGCTCGTCGCCGCGATCCTCTGCACGATCCTGATCGGCATCTGCGAATTCGGCCGCGTGCTGTTCTACTGGAACACCGCGAGCGAGGCGGTCCGCCTCGGCGCGCGCACGGCTACCGTTTGCGATGCCGACGCGTCCGTCGTGAAGACCCGCATCAGCCAACTGATGCCGCTCATCAGTAGTGCGGACGTGAACCTGTCGTATACGCCCGCCGGCTGCGATTCCGATGCGGCGACGGCGCGCAACACCTGCACGCTCGTCACCGTGTCGGTCACGAACGTCACGGTCAGGACGCTGATTCCGTTCGTGCCGCTCACGCTCACGATGCCGCCCTTCGTCACCACGCTGCCCCGCGAAAGTCTCGCGACGTCGACGGGCGGCCCGGTTTGCCAATGAACCCCACACGAGGTCAACGACCATGATCAACATCCTCGTAGCTTCCGAAGACGCATCGCGGCTCGCGCATCTCGCGCGGCTCGTCGGCGACGCCGGCCACTATCGCGTCACGCGCACGGTCGGCCGCGCCGCGCAGATCGTGCAGCGCACCGACGGCCTCGATGCGTTCGACATCCTGATGATCGACGGCCTTGCGCTCGACACCGCCGAGCTCGCCGCGATCGAGCGGCTGAGCCGTCTGCATCCGGGCCTGACGTGCATGCTCGTGACGACCGACGCAACGTCGCAGACGCTGCTCGACGCGATGCGCGCCGGCGTGCGCGACGTGCTGCACTGGCCGATCGAGCCGCGCGCGCTCGACGATGCGCTGAAGCGCGCGACCGCGCAGTGCACGCAGCGCGATACGCCCGACACGCGGATCGTGTCGTTCATGTCGTGCAAGGGCGGCGCGGGCACGAGCTTCGTCGCGGGCAACGTCGCGTACGAGATCGCCGAAGGCTCGCAGCGCCGCACCCTGCTGATCGACCTGAACCAGCAGTTCGCCGACGCCGCGTTCCTCGTCAGCGACCAGACGCCGCCGTCGACGGTCGCACAGCTCTGCGGGCAGCTCGAGCGGATGGACGGCGCGTTTCTCGACGCGAGCGTCGTGCGCGTGACCGACACGTTCCACGTGCTCGCGGGCGCGGGCGATCCGATCAAGGCCGCCGACCTCCGCGAGGACGCGCTCGAATGGATCCTCGGCGTCGCCGCGCCGCGCTACGACTTCGTGATCTTCGATCTCGGCGTGAGCCTGAACGCGGTGTCGATGGTCGCGCTCGACCGCAGCGACCACATCGAAGTCGTGCTGCAGCCGAGCATGCCGCACGTGCGCGCGGCCCGGCGCCTGCAGGAGTTGCTCGTGTCGCTCGGCTGCCCGCCCGACCGCATCCAGCTCGTGCTGAACCGGCAAACGCGCGCCTCCGACCGCGCGCGCGCGGCGCTCGAAGAAGTGCTCGCCATGCGCGCGGCGCACGTGATTCCCGACGATCCCGCCACGGTCGGCGAGGCAGTCGACCAGGGCGTTCCGCTCTCCCGGCTCGCGCGCAATAGCGGCGTCGCGCGCAGCCTGCAGGCGTTCGCGAAGCAGCTCGTCGACGGCGGACAGCGCCCGTGCCGCGAGAGCGCGCACGACACACCGCTGATCGCACGGCTCTTCAGTCGTAGCGCGACGCCCAAACTCAAATCGATGTAACACCGTTCGAGGAGATCACCATGTCATTGCGAGACCAGATGTCCGTGCGGCACACGCAACCGTTCATGTCCCGGAGCGACGCCGTCGGCGCGGCGACCGCGATGGCGCACGAAGCGTACCAGAAGCTGCGCCGCCAGATTCATGGCACCGTACTCGAGCGCGTCGAGCTCGAGCGCCTGTCGCGGATGCCCGCCGAGCAGGTGCGCACCGAGATCGCGTCGCTGATCGCGCGCATTCTCGACGACGAGAAGCTGCTCGCGAACGATCTCGAGCGGCGGCAGTTGACGATCGACATCTACGACGAAATGTTCGGCTTCGGCCCGCTCGAATCGCTGCTGCGCGACCCGACCGTGTCGGACATCCTCGTCAACACGGCGAGCGCCGTCTACGTCGAGCGGCACGGCCGGCTCGAGCTGACCGACGTCACGTTCTACGACGACGCGCACCTGATGAAGGTGATCGAGAAGATCGTGTCGCGCGTCGGCCGGCGGATCGACGAATCGAGCCCGATGGTCGACGCGCGCCTGCCCGACGGCTCGCGCGTGAACGCGATCATCCCGCCGTCCGCGATCGACGGCCCGTTGATGTCGATTCGTCGCTTCGCCGTCAATCCGCTGAAGATGGACGACCTCGTCAACTACCAGACGCTGACGCCGCCGATGGCGCAGTTGCTCGAGGCGCTCACGCGCGCGAAGGTCAACGTGCTCGTGTCGGGCGGCACCGGCAGCGGCAAGACGACGCTCCTCAACATCCTGTCCGGCTGCATTCCGGATGACGAACGGATCGTGACGATCGAAGACGCGGCGGAGCTGCAATTGCAGCAGCATCACGTGCTGCGGCTCGAAACGCGGCCGCCGAACATCGAAGGCAAGGGCGAGATCACGCAGCGCACGCTCGTGCGCAACGCGCTGCGGATGCGGCCCGACCGCATCATCCTCGGCGAAGTGCGCGGCGCCGAAGCGCTCGACATGCTGAACGCGATGAACACCGGCCACGAAGGCTCGCTCGCGACGATCCACGCGAACACGCCGCGCGACGCGCTGACCCGGCTCGAAAACATGATCGGCGTCTCGGGCCTTTCGCTGCCGCCGAAGACGATGCGTCAGCAGATCAGCTCCGCGCTGTCGGTCGTCGTGCAGACCACACGCCTCACGGACGGCAAGCGCAAGATCGTGAGCATCCAGGAACTGACCGGCATGGAAGGCGAAATCATCAACATGCAGGAGATCTTCACGTTCAAGCGCACCGGTCTCGACGCAAACGGCAACGTGCTCGGCTACTTCACCGCGACGGGCGTGCGGCCGAAGTTCGCCGAGCGCCTGATCGCGTTCGGCATCCAGTTGCCGGACGCGATGTACGACCCCGCACGCCGCTTCGAAGTGGCGTAAGCCCGCGCTGAATGAAGGAGCCTGTCATGGATGCGATCTTCTACGGTTTCATTCTCCTGCTGTTCGTCGCCGTGGTGCTGGCGTTCGAAGGCGTCTATCAATGGTGGAACGCCCGCCACGGCCCGGCCGCGCGGCGTATCGAGGCGCGCATCCGCGCGATGTCGGCGGGCGGCCAGGTGCAGAAGGAGCGGCTGTCGATCCTGAAGGAGCGGATGCTCAACGACGCGAAGCCGCTCGACCGCCTGCTGATGCGCATGCCTCGCGTGCAGACGCTCGACTTGCTGATCCAGCAGTCGGGACTCACGTGGTCGGTCGCGAAGCTTGCCTGCATCTCGCTCGCGATGCCGTTCGTCGTGTTCATCGCGCTCAGCTTCGCACCGCTGCCGCTGTGGACCGCGGCCGCGGTCGCCGTCACGACCGCGTGCCTGCCGACGCTGTTCGTGCAGCGCTGCCGGACGCGCCGTATGCGCAGGCTCGAACGGCAGTTGCCGGAAGCCTGCGACATGATCGCGCGCGCGCTGCGCGCGGGCCACTCGTTCTCGAGCGCGATCTCGATGGTGGGCGGGGAATTTGCGGAGCCGATGGGCGGCGAATTCCGGATCACGTTCGACGAGATCAACTACGGCGTGCCGCTGCCGGAAGCGCTGCTGAATCTCGCGACACGCGTACCGGTGCCCGACCTGCGCTACTTCGTGATCGCGGTGCTGATCCAGCGCGAGACGGGCGGCAACCTCGCCGAACTGCTCGACGGCATCGCGCTCCTGATCCGGGAGCGCTTCAAGCTGTTCGACAAGGTCCGCGTGCTGTCGGCGGAAGGCAAGCTGTCCGCGTGGATCCTGACGCTGCTGCCGTTCGGCACTGCGGCGCTCCTCGCGATCATGAATCCCGACTTCATCGCGGTGCTCTGGCAGGATCCGGCGGGCGTCCTGCTCGTCGGGGCCACGATCGCGTCGATGGCGTTCGGCATCGTGTGGATGCGGTACATCATCCGGATTCGCGTGTGAAGCCGCGCACGACGCATCCAGCCATCATTCGTTGAACGACATTCGGGGACTGTCATGGAAAATCTCAACGTCACGCACATCCTACTGCTGTTCGGCCTGTTCGCGATCGTCGTCGCGGGCGTGATGGCCGCGTGGTTCGCGTTCGCGCCGCGCCGCCTCGCGCGGCGTCTCGAGCAGATCGGCGGCGGCGCAGTCGCGGCGGGCGACGGCCCGACGCCGCCGACCGTCTGGGTCGAGAAGCTCGCCGAAATCTCGCTGCCGATCTCGAAGCTGTCGCTGCCAAAATCCGGCTGGGAGAATTCGCCGCTGCGGCTGCGCCTCATCAACGCCGGATGGCGCTCGCCGAGCGCGGCGCACTTGTACTTCGCCGCGAAAACCGTGCTTGCACTCGCGCTGCCTGCGGCCGCGATGCCGTTCCTGATCGGCACCGACTTCGCAGAGACTCCGTACGTGCCGGCAGCGATGCTCTTGCTGATCGGCACGTTCGGCTTCTATCTGCCGAACGCCGCGCTGTCGCGCCGCATCGCGTCGCGGCAGCGCGTCATCATCGAGGATTTTCCGGACGCGCTCGACCTGCTGATCGTTTGCGTCGAAGCGGGACTCGGGCTCGACGCGGCGCTGACGAAGGTCGCCGACGAGTTGCGGCTGCGCAGCCCCATCGTCGCGGACGAGCTCGGGCTGATGCTGCTCGAGATGCGCTCCGGCTTCTCGAAGGAGACCGCGCTGCGCAACCTCGCGCTGCGCACGGGCGCCGAAGACGTCGACGCGTTCAGCTCGATGCTGATCCAGGCGGACCGCTTCGGAACGAGCATCGGCGCGTCGCTGCGCGTGCTGTCGGACACGCTGCGCACGCAGCGGCGGATGCGCGCGGAGGAGCGCGCGGCGAAGATCGCGCTGAAGCTGCTGTTTCCACTGATCTTCTGCATCTTTCCGGCGCTGCTGACGGTGCTGCTCGGGCCCGCGTTCATTCATATCTACCGGACGCTGCTGCCGACGATGACGGGAGGTTGAGCGGCGCTCGCGGCGGCGCCGGGCGGCTTAGCCGTGCCGCAGGCGCCGTCCGGGCGGTCAGCCCGCCGCGCCGACAACAAGCAAGCCCAAAGCCGCGCGGCGGGTGGGGCGTAGACGGCAAGCCGCTCGCCGCGCTCGGCGACGGCGCGTTCGCCGCGCGCCCGACGGCGTTCACTGCCTATATAGAAATAGAGAAGCGCACGGCGCTCCGCCGCGCTTCCGCCTACGCCGGCTTGCTCGCGAGATCCAGCACCGAGCCGTCGCGCTTGAGCGTCGCGAGCACGATGCTCGAATTCGTCGACATCACACCGCGCGCGCGATGCAGCCGGTTCATCACGAAATCGGAAAAGTGATCGAGGCTGCGGGCGCGCACGGTCAGCACGTAGTTCGATTCGCCCGTGACCACCTGCGCGGCGACGACCTCCGGCCACGACTGGATCGCGGCGACGAACGAGTCGTGCCAGTCGTCGATGTCGGGACGCATCGCCACGTGCACGAGCGCCTCGAATTCGACGCCGATGCGCTTCGGCGCGATCACGCACCGATAGCCTTCGATCACGCCCTGCTCTTCCATCAGCTTCACGCGCCGCAGGCACGCGGACGGCGACAGCGCGACCGACGTCGCGAGGTCCTGATTGCTGATGCGGCCGTCGCTCTCCAGTTCGCGAAGGATGCGCATATCGGTACGGTCCAGGCTCATTTCGCAGAATCCCGCAAAAAGTCGATTTCGATTCGCAGACTCTATCACCACAAATCGATCTCAAGCACGATTTCAGAAGCACATTTCATTTTTTCGCCGATAACATGCGCCCCATGAATCGTGCAGCGAAGGCGGCCCGGAAGGCCGCCCGCGGCGCGCCGGCGCGGCCTTCGGGCGATGCGGCGCGCGGCGGCCCCGCCGCTGTTCCCATCAGCCCGCAGACAGCCTCCATCATGTTCGAACACATTCACGCATATCCCGGCGACCCGATCCTGTCGCTGTTCCAGGCATTCCAGCGCGATCCCGAGCCGCGCAAGGTCAACCTGAGCATCGGCCTTTATTACGACGAAAGCGGCGCCGTGCCGGTGCTGGACAGCGTGCGCGCGGCGGCGGCGCGGCTGAGCGAGCGGCACGATGCGCACACGTATCTGCCGATGGAAGGCTTGGCCGACTACCGGCGCGCGCTGCAATCGCTCGTGTTCGGCGCCGACAGCGCCGCGCTGCGCGACAAGCGGATCGCGACGGTGCAGACGGTCGGCGGCTCCGGCGCGCTGCGTCTCGGCGCGGACCTCATGAAGCGCTATTTCCCCGACAGCGCGATCTGGATCGGCGATCCGACCTGGGACAACCACCGCGTGCTGTTCGCCGCGGCGGGCCTCGACGTGCACACGTATCCGTATTACGACGCGGCGACGAACGGCATCCGCTTCGACGCGATGATGGCGACGCTCGACACGCTGCCCGCGCGCGCGATCGTGCTGCTGCAGCCGTGCTGCCACAACCCGACCGGCATCGATCTGTCGCGCGAGCAGTGGCGCGACATCGTCGCGCTGTGCAGCCGGCGCGGGCTGATCCCGTTTCTCGACATCGCGTATCAAGGCTTCGGCGACGGCCTCGACGACGACGCATGGCCGATCCGCGCGATGACCGACGCGGGGCTGCCCGTCGTCGTCAGCAACTCGTTCTCGAAGAACTTCTCGCTGTACGGCGAGCGCTGCGGCGGGCTGTCGATCGCGTGCGCGAACGAAAGCGAAGCGGCGCAGGTGCTGAGCCAGATTCAGGCAGGCGTGCGCCGCATCTATTCGAGCCCGCCGCTCTACGGCGCACGGCTGATCTCGACCGTGCTGAACGACGCGGCGCTCGCGCAGCAGTGGGATCGCGACGTCGCCGCGATGCGCGAGCGCATCAAGCGGATGCGCACGGCGCTCGCCGAGCGGCTCGCGGCGCGGCTGCCCGGCGCGTCGTTCGGCTACCTGATCGAGCAGCGCGGGATGTTCAGCTATACCGGCCTCGCCCCCGCCGAAGTCGACGCGCTGCGCGAAGACAACGGCGTCTACCTGCTGCGCTCCGGCCGCGCATGCGTCGCGGGCCTGAGCGACGTGAACGTCGACTACGTCGCGAACGCGATTGCCGCGGTGCTGAAGGCGCGCCGGATGCACGCCGCGGCGTGACGCGTTTCGCGCGACAGCGAAACCGAAACAAGAACCGAAGTCGAAGCCGGAACCGACTGAAACCGGCGGCGTGAACCGCGGCGCGCAAGCGCCGCGACGCTCCCGGCCCCGCCCTGACAATCAGATATCCGAAAGAGCTTCCCCATGCCCGACCTGATCCCCGTCGATCTGCCCGAGCCCGCACAGCCGTTCTCATGGGCCACGCATGCACACGGCCTGATGTTCACCGCGCACGGTCCCGTCGATGCGGCGGGCGCGATCGTCGGCGGCGACATCGCGCAGCAGGCGCGTCTCGCGCTGTCGAACCTCGCATCGGCCGTGCGCGCCGCCAAGGCTCGGATGCAGGACGTCGTTCAGGTGCTGCTGTACGTCGCCGACGCACGCGACATCCCCGTCATCGACACCGTCTACCGCGAATGCTTCGACGCGCCGTATCCGAACCGCGCCTGCGTCGCCGTGCAGGGCTTCGCGCATCCGGACATGCGCATCGAGCTCGTCGCGTACGTCGCGCTCGGGCAGCCGGCGAGCCGCGCCGCAGGCTAGGGCCGGTTCACGCCAATAACGGACCCGAGTCCGTCACTCGATCGACGCACCGCCGCCGGCCGACGACGCCGGCGGCGGCGCACGCGGAGCGTGTCGCAACACGGACGGCGGCGACCCGCTCGCCTCGCCGCGGCAAGGTTCCGCGCGGCGAGGGCTTTCCGCCGTCCGGCACAACGCCACATCGACAAGGAAACGAAGATGAACAGGTTTGGAGCATCGACATGGCCGATCGCGATCGGCATCGCGCTGTCGGGCCCTGCGTTCGCGCAGAGCTCGGTCACGCTGTACGGGATCGCCGACCAGAGCATCCGCTACACGACGCACGCCAGCGCCGCGAACGACGGCGCCGTGCAGATGGCGAACGGCGCGATCACGAACAGCCGCTGGGCCCTGAAGGGCGCCGA harbors:
- a CDS encoding pilus assembly protein TadG-related protein, which gives rise to MSRVTSSSGAALHGGRRRQRGVVSILVALMLAVLIGFVGLALDLGKLYVTRSELQNSADACALAAARDLTGATINLSVSEAAGITAGHLNYAQFEQFPVQLQTNSNVTFTDSLSNPFQPKSSIASPSSIKYVKCTTSRTGIVNWFIQTLDMVPGVTVANASVSATAVATVGAAQTTCAIPVFVCKAGTQTSPPVAGASYNIGDWLAAKTGAPPSFGAGNFGWAALDGSNSASSIKSELTGNYCALPATGSQIGSPGNKVADSAAYNTRFGIYANPYKDPSYGTPDFTGYAYDATTWLAQSNAYSDFVTKRTTFTSYQGDHLSGITTSGTYSASYYQAGADRRLALAPEVDCSVLLSGHSAPVLSWDCMLMLDPMGSGGGAGPIHLEYRGASTAPGSPCATQGTPGNGSSVGPQVPVLLQ
- a CDS encoding type II secretion system F family protein encodes the protein MENLNVTHILLLFGLFAIVVAGVMAAWFAFAPRRLARRLEQIGGGAVAAGDGPTPPTVWVEKLAEISLPISKLSLPKSGWENSPLRLRLINAGWRSPSAAHLYFAAKTVLALALPAAAMPFLIGTDFAETPYVPAAMLLLIGTFGFYLPNAALSRRIASRQRVIIEDFPDALDLLIVCVEAGLGLDAALTKVADELRLRSPIVADELGLMLLEMRSGFSKETALRNLALRTGAEDVDAFSSMLIQADRFGTSIGASLRVLSDTLRTQRRMRAEERAAKIALKLLFPLIFCIFPALLTVLLGPAFIHIYRTLLPTMTGG
- a CDS encoding CpaF family protein, with protein sequence MSLRDQMSVRHTQPFMSRSDAVGAATAMAHEAYQKLRRQIHGTVLERVELERLSRMPAEQVRTEIASLIARILDDEKLLANDLERRQLTIDIYDEMFGFGPLESLLRDPTVSDILVNTASAVYVERHGRLELTDVTFYDDAHLMKVIEKIVSRVGRRIDESSPMVDARLPDGSRVNAIIPPSAIDGPLMSIRRFAVNPLKMDDLVNYQTLTPPMAQLLEALTRAKVNVLVSGGTGSGKTTLLNILSGCIPDDERIVTIEDAAELQLQQHHVLRLETRPPNIEGKGEITQRTLVRNALRMRPDRIILGEVRGAEALDMLNAMNTGHEGSLATIHANTPRDALTRLENMIGVSGLSLPPKTMRQQISSALSVVVQTTRLTDGKRKIVSIQELTGMEGEIINMQEIFTFKRTGLDANGNVLGYFTATGVRPKFAERLIAFGIQLPDAMYDPARRFEVA
- a CDS encoding TadE/TadG family type IV pilus assembly protein codes for the protein MRGAVAVEFAIVMIPLVLLVTGVAEFGRAIYQYEALTKATRDATRYLSTYLSNDPAYPVAQAQCLAVYGSTTCGSTGSELAPGLTTSMVIVCDASHTTNCGDASDPAQFANVPTYDTNNGSPDPANLAGSMNLVEVKIKGYQYQPIPAFPGLPALTFGNIVTVMRQVS
- a CDS encoding type II and III secretion system protein family protein; the protein is MDTKPQLSRPTPTRARVVRGAALAAACCAGLLTVFAASAQDAVENAAITKGVAAAPMAIGRGPMQMTISMAPAPVAGAAAAAETAAPLRGPNCVGEMREATSVSVPLGKSLLVPLDEPVRNRTIGNPAVAQATMVSPRTLYLVGLSVGTTNMIVQGRSGACQIIDVAVGADAGGLQTSLRQLMPAERDIRVSTAADTIVLAGNVSSAQASQQAVAIAKAYSDRTNVGGGGGAGAGAGAGGPRGGVLNMLTVTSPQQVMLEVKVAEVSKTLINQMGSAVNIQGGFGSWTGALVTSLLAGVGNGIAVSKSNKLPLNGSIDAQNTDQPVKILAEPRLVTISGQEATFLAGGKIFIPVPQSSGTGTTTITLQEEEFGVGLKFTPTVLSNGRISLKVAPEVSELSPTGVTLSATNVSGVSILPLITTRRASTTVQMGDGQTFAIGGLIKDNAQGTLKALPGIGELPVLGALFRSTSFQQDRTELVFIITPHLVKPLETADVPLPTDSFTKPNEVDVYATGNMEGRGAMRKREAAPANAAPAGAAAPANAAPMSAAPVNAAPAAAAPTSTAPAAAAAPANAAPVNAALTTAAPANVAQDAAQTSAPARPSATVHAPPPALPSASAIAQRQGARAAVPGAAPAVPAAPAAATASPTPAALAAPAPAGATAKRQGAAQPSQQLANAGAIAQPVDH
- a CDS encoding type II secretion system F family protein; translation: MDAIFYGFILLLFVAVVLAFEGVYQWWNARHGPAARRIEARIRAMSAGGQVQKERLSILKERMLNDAKPLDRLLMRMPRVQTLDLLIQQSGLTWSVAKLACISLAMPFVVFIALSFAPLPLWTAAAVAVTTACLPTLFVQRCRTRRMRRLERQLPEACDMIARALRAGHSFSSAISMVGGEFAEPMGGEFRITFDEINYGVPLPEALLNLATRVPVPDLRYFVIAVLIQRETGGNLAELLDGIALLIRERFKLFDKVRVLSAEGKLSAWILTLLPFGTAALLAIMNPDFIAVLWQDPAGVLLVGATIASMAFGIVWMRYIIRIRV
- a CDS encoding AAA family ATPase: MINILVASEDASRLAHLARLVGDAGHYRVTRTVGRAAQIVQRTDGLDAFDILMIDGLALDTAELAAIERLSRLHPGLTCMLVTTDATSQTLLDAMRAGVRDVLHWPIEPRALDDALKRATAQCTQRDTPDTRIVSFMSCKGGAGTSFVAGNVAYEIAEGSQRRTLLIDLNQQFADAAFLVSDQTPPSTVAQLCGQLERMDGAFLDASVVRVTDTFHVLAGAGDPIKAADLREDALEWILGVAAPRYDFVIFDLGVSLNAVSMVALDRSDHIEVVLQPSMPHVRAARRLQELLVSLGCPPDRIQLVLNRQTRASDRARAALEEVLAMRAAHVIPDDPATVGEAVDQGVPLSRLARNSGVARSLQAFAKQLVDGGQRPCRESAHDTPLIARLFSRSATPKLKSM
- a CDS encoding TadE/TadG family type IV pilus assembly protein, translated to MNARPFSLIRRRAQRGMAAVEFALVAAILCTILIGICEFGRVLFYWNTASEAVRLGARTATVCDADASVVKTRISQLMPLISSADVNLSYTPAGCDSDAATARNTCTLVTVSVTNVTVRTLIPFVPLTLTMPPFVTTLPRESLATSTGGPVCQ